A single window of Desulfomicrobium macestii DNA harbors:
- a CDS encoding MFS transporter → MSPNAALFSYPFVSLCLVALFGFGNIAVFYGLYPYLISMGISPFWAGWILALEPLAAFVLRPFISPWLGPGNALPVMRASLVMIALALLGYAWAQSLPALICLRVFHGAAFVSLVSATTALLVHFIPPSRSGQGFGLFSLTTMLPFAVMPPLMEYLLRIVPDAGHAYAWVSLMTLPALALLAPLGPHARQAREKERQISSGQASTGLADIGSALKNPGVPLVLGAGLLTFLGSTLLFFFMKDFGASLGMANAGLFFTVSTGATIAVRLFVSARFDRMDKRRTLMLTFLVLAGCYASYSLVASPLPFLLAAGLFGACMGVAMPLLQSTLFHLADPSKRGLTANLMLSTMDAGYVLGPYLGGMMLGMGLSHAALFRLSALLALGALLLIRQTGQPSPATINPSHGRTP, encoded by the coding sequence ATGTCCCCGAACGCCGCCCTCTTCTCGTACCCCTTCGTGTCCCTGTGTCTGGTGGCCCTGTTCGGGTTCGGCAACATCGCCGTTTTCTACGGCCTCTATCCCTACCTCATATCCATGGGCATCTCGCCCTTCTGGGCTGGTTGGATTCTCGCCCTCGAACCCCTGGCGGCCTTCGTGCTGCGCCCATTCATCAGCCCCTGGCTCGGACCGGGCAACGCTTTGCCTGTCATGCGCGCAAGCCTGGTCATGATCGCTCTCGCCCTTCTTGGATACGCCTGGGCCCAAAGCCTTCCCGCGCTCATCTGCCTGCGCGTCTTCCACGGAGCGGCCTTCGTGAGCTTGGTCTCGGCCACCACCGCCCTGCTCGTGCATTTCATACCGCCGTCCAGAAGCGGCCAGGGCTTCGGCCTCTTTTCCCTGACCACCATGCTGCCCTTTGCCGTCATGCCCCCGCTCATGGAATACCTGCTCCGGATCGTCCCCGACGCCGGGCACGCCTATGCCTGGGTCTCCCTCATGACCCTGCCTGCCCTGGCGCTCCTTGCGCCCCTCGGTCCCCATGCACGGCAGGCACGGGAAAAAGAGAGGCAAATCTCATCCGGGCAGGCTTCGACCGGGCTCGCCGACATCGGGTCAGCCTTGAAAAACCCCGGGGTGCCCCTCGTCCTGGGCGCGGGCCTGCTGACATTTCTCGGCTCCACTCTGCTCTTCTTCTTCATGAAGGACTTCGGGGCGAGCCTTGGCATGGCCAACGCGGGTCTTTTCTTCACCGTGTCCACGGGAGCCACCATTGCCGTACGCCTGTTCGTCAGCGCCCGCTTCGACAGGATGGACAAGCGCCGGACCCTGATGCTCACGTTCCTCGTCCTGGCGGGATGCTACGCGTCCTACTCCCTGGTCGCATCGCCCCTGCCCTTCCTGCTCGCGGCCGGTCTTTTCGGCGCCTGCATGGGCGTGGCCATGCCGCTTCTGCAATCGACCCTCTTTCACCTGGCCGACCCGTCCAAGCGCGGCCTGACCGCCAACCTCATGCTGTCCACCATGGATGCCGGATATGTCCTGGGCCCGTACCTCGGCGGCATGATGCTCGGCATGGGCCTGTCCCACGCGGCCCTGTTCCGGCTCTCGGCGCTGCTGGCCCTTGGCGCCTTACTGCTGATCCGCCAGACCGGACAACCGTCCCCGGCCACCATCAACCCTTCCCACGGGAGAACCCCATGA
- a CDS encoding GNAT family N-acetyltransferase, which yields MTRTRKENLERLRANPGTVEPGQSVEVGPFRPEDAEGVARLYFAIYGENFPLDYVYDPEQIAGANAGPDLHQFVARTQAGDVVGMTALFRVAPNPNIMESGGLMILPAYRGGTLTVRMTKASLATLPEELGLNAVFGQSVCDHLISQKLARHFSSPAYALEMEAMPPRPEGSTDGIGGKISLLDELRIYRDVPHTVYLPERFAGFLADLYAKHGLERSFGAAGPASGRTRSGVTTMDGASLAKLLVDEPGADLGETIDAFEGGHPGRHAYQLQLPLAHPGLSAAAETAREHGYFFGGLLPLWTGTDVLLLQKLTSDPDFSLPLLLTDEARELMERIRSDWAALPGR from the coding sequence ATGACCCGCACCCGAAAGGAAAACCTGGAGCGCCTGCGCGCCAACCCCGGAACCGTCGAACCCGGCCAGAGCGTCGAGGTCGGCCCATTCCGGCCCGAAGACGCCGAAGGCGTGGCCAGGCTCTATTTCGCCATCTACGGAGAGAACTTCCCCCTGGACTACGTCTACGACCCCGAACAGATCGCGGGCGCCAACGCAGGGCCGGACCTCCACCAGTTCGTGGCCCGCACGCAGGCAGGGGACGTGGTCGGGATGACGGCCCTCTTTCGGGTGGCGCCGAATCCGAACATCATGGAGTCCGGCGGACTCATGATCCTGCCGGCCTATCGGGGAGGAACCCTGACAGTGCGCATGACCAAAGCCTCCCTGGCCACCCTTCCGGAGGAGCTGGGCCTCAACGCCGTCTTTGGCCAAAGCGTGTGCGACCACCTCATCAGTCAGAAGCTGGCTCGCCATTTCTCCTCTCCTGCCTACGCCCTGGAGATGGAAGCCATGCCCCCCAGACCCGAAGGCAGCACCGACGGCATCGGGGGAAAAATTTCCCTGCTGGACGAACTGCGCATCTATCGGGATGTGCCCCACACGGTGTACCTGCCCGAACGGTTTGCCGGCTTTCTCGCGGACCTGTACGCCAAACACGGTCTGGAGAGATCCTTCGGCGCGGCCGGACCAGCCAGCGGACGGACGCGCTCCGGCGTGACGACCATGGATGGGGCATCCCTGGCAAAACTCCTGGTCGACGAACCCGGCGCGGATCTCGGCGAGACCATTGACGCCTTCGAGGGCGGGCATCCCGGACGGCATGCCTACCAGCTGCAACTGCCCCTGGCCCATCCGGGACTGTCTGCGGCTGCGGAAACGGCCCGCGAGCACGGCTACTTCTTCGGTGGGCTCCTGCCTCTGTGGACCGGCACCGACGTGCTGCTGCTGCAAAAGCTCACCTCGGACCCCGACTTCTCGCTTCCGCTGCTGCTGACCGACGAGGCCAGGGAACTCATGGAGCGCATCCGCTCGGACTGGGCCGCCCTGCCCGGTCGGTAA
- the hisC gene encoding histidinol-phosphate transaminase — MLDLERLVPAHVRSFEVYTPSKPDQELMRLFRVDHLHRLNNNENPLGPPPEAARIVQGFPPRLTPIYPSGDAYALRQILAGRFAKSPDQFLVGNGSCEVISSVIKAFCAEGDNIVTADRTFAVYEWVAKFSGIEARLTPLKDFGFDPDAMLAARDERTKIVFVCNPNNPTGTWWDTATLRRFLDTVDSRQIVVLDEAYFEFVDQIGFPDGMKLLEQYPNLVVFRTFSKMYALAALRIGYLCSSPAVVDIIRRTHVVYSVNSLAQQAAAAAMENDGPFIAATRAMVAAGKEKVLTLCGELGLTCQCGEGNFVMIRVPTSDTLLYRKLMAKGVMIRTMTGFRFPGWIRVSLAREDVMEEFCRAMLGVLRP, encoded by the coding sequence ATGCTGGATCTTGAACGACTGGTGCCGGCCCACGTCCGGAGCTTCGAGGTCTATACGCCGAGCAAACCCGATCAGGAGCTGATGCGCCTCTTCCGGGTCGACCACCTGCACCGTCTCAACAACAACGAGAATCCCCTGGGCCCCCCGCCCGAAGCGGCCCGGATCGTCCAGGGTTTCCCGCCCCGCCTGACACCCATCTACCCCAGCGGCGACGCCTACGCCCTGCGCCAGATCCTGGCCGGGCGCTTCGCCAAGTCGCCGGACCAGTTTCTGGTCGGCAATGGCTCGTGCGAGGTGATCTCCAGTGTCATCAAGGCCTTTTGCGCCGAGGGCGACAACATCGTCACGGCGGACAGGACCTTTGCCGTGTACGAGTGGGTGGCCAAGTTTTCGGGCATAGAGGCCAGGCTCACCCCCCTCAAGGATTTCGGTTTCGACCCGGACGCCATGCTCGCCGCCCGCGACGAGCGCACCAAGATCGTGTTCGTCTGCAACCCCAACAACCCCACGGGCACCTGGTGGGACACGGCCACCCTGCGCCGCTTCCTGGACACGGTGGACAGCCGCCAGATCGTCGTCCTGGACGAGGCGTATTTCGAATTCGTGGACCAGATCGGCTTTCCGGACGGCATGAAACTGCTGGAGCAGTATCCCAACCTGGTCGTCTTTCGCACCTTCTCGAAGATGTACGCGCTGGCCGCCCTGCGCATCGGCTACCTGTGCAGTTCCCCGGCGGTGGTCGACATCATCCGCCGCACCCACGTGGTCTATTCGGTCAATTCCCTCGCGCAGCAGGCCGCCGCGGCAGCCATGGAAAACGACGGGCCCTTCATTGCCGCGACCCGCGCCATGGTGGCCGCCGGCAAGGAGAAAGTCCTGACATTGTGCGGGGAACTGGGCCTGACCTGCCAGTGCGGCGAGGGCAACTTCGTCATGATCCGCGTTCCCACCTCCGACACCCTGCTCTACCGCAAGCTCATGGCCAAGGGCGTCATGATCCGCACCATGACGGGCTTTCGCTTCCCGGGCTGGATCAGGGTCAGCCTGGCGCGGGAGGATGTAATGGAGGAGTTCTGCAGGGCCATGCTGGGCGTGCTTCGCCCCTGA
- a CDS encoding xanthine dehydrogenase family protein molybdopterin-binding subunit — translation MSHEPYDIGPARPRLDALAKACGTERFSADSYPPGLLWAGARRCGVPHGILRGVDAAKARALPGVHAVLTREDVPGSNRQGIVHKDMPVLCGTRVRHCGDPVALVVAESREVLREALALVRVDIEPLQTLADMDAALAPGAPLIHETHGSNILLAAEIRKGDAEEALAQCDVVLEETYFTPAQAHAFLETENGLARLDEDGILHLTVSTQAPFRDRFEIGHALGVEPWKIRVHSPFLGGGFGGKDGATVQCLLGLAALRLPGRTIKMWWDREESFLAGYKRHAARMHYRLGAMNDGTLKSVVCHLWYDTGAYAHLGGEIMELGMEHAAGPYRVEHMDCRGMCVYTNNPVAGAFRGFGVAQTSLAFEGMMDRLADRLGRDRLDLRRQNALRRGDRNCAGVTLTSSVGLDECLRRVQGHELWTTRHAWKKDAPAFTRRGVGIAAVFNGMGYGRGLADNAIAKIELTPDGRFVIYSGVPDMGQGNASTFAQIAGEMLCQDAGRLEVIQPDTERSHPSGSASAGRTTYTFGQALIKACELMTTKLVRRAALALMIDEPGGFTLVPGAVRHLPTGKELPLTVMGAMLPRDDRVCVAEYLMPVSREVPDTGRDFPLGFPHLIFPFAAHLVRVEVDELTGLVRVCDYLAATDGGRVLNPQNFHQQIEGAVAQGLGFALMEGFGTENARITTPDLSTYLIPTCLDLPDTQSVAVETLEHSGPFGMKGVGEVGMNGPLPAVASALSDALGAHIVRAPVTPAMILELLASRGAHS, via the coding sequence ATGTCTCATGAACCTTACGATATCGGTCCCGCACGCCCCCGCCTGGACGCCCTGGCCAAGGCGTGCGGCACGGAGCGTTTCAGCGCCGACAGCTACCCGCCCGGCCTGCTCTGGGCCGGAGCCAGACGCTGCGGCGTGCCCCACGGCATCCTGCGCGGCGTCGATGCAGCCAAAGCCAGGGCCCTGCCCGGTGTGCACGCCGTCCTGACCCGCGAAGACGTGCCCGGATCGAACCGGCAGGGCATCGTGCACAAGGACATGCCCGTGCTGTGCGGAACCAGGGTCCGCCATTGCGGAGACCCCGTGGCCCTCGTGGTGGCGGAATCACGCGAAGTGCTGCGGGAGGCCCTGGCCCTCGTCCGCGTGGACATCGAGCCCCTGCAGACCCTGGCCGACATGGACGCGGCCCTGGCGCCGGGTGCCCCGCTCATCCACGAGACCCACGGCTCCAACATCCTCCTGGCCGCCGAAATCCGCAAAGGGGACGCCGAAGAGGCCCTGGCGCAGTGCGATGTGGTCCTGGAGGAAACCTACTTCACCCCGGCCCAGGCCCACGCCTTTCTGGAAACCGAAAACGGCCTGGCCCGCCTGGACGAGGACGGCATCCTGCATCTGACCGTCTCCACCCAGGCCCCTTTCCGCGACCGCTTCGAGATCGGCCACGCCCTGGGCGTTGAGCCCTGGAAGATCCGCGTCCACAGCCCTTTTCTTGGCGGCGGATTCGGCGGCAAGGACGGGGCCACGGTGCAGTGCCTCCTGGGACTTGCCGCCCTGCGCCTCCCGGGGCGGACCATCAAGATGTGGTGGGACAGGGAGGAAAGCTTCCTGGCCGGTTACAAGCGCCACGCGGCCCGGATGCACTACCGGCTGGGAGCCATGAACGACGGCACGCTCAAAAGCGTGGTCTGTCATCTGTGGTACGACACCGGTGCCTACGCCCATCTGGGCGGCGAAATCATGGAACTGGGCATGGAGCACGCCGCCGGGCCCTACCGGGTGGAGCACATGGATTGCCGAGGCATGTGCGTCTACACCAACAACCCCGTGGCCGGGGCCTTCCGGGGCTTTGGCGTGGCCCAGACCAGCCTGGCCTTCGAGGGCATGATGGACCGACTGGCCGACCGGCTCGGGCGGGATCGCCTGGACCTGCGCCGCCAGAACGCCCTGCGTCGCGGAGACCGCAACTGCGCGGGCGTCACGCTGACCTCCTCCGTGGGCCTTGACGAGTGCCTGCGCCGCGTCCAGGGCCACGAACTCTGGACCACGCGCCACGCCTGGAAAAAGGACGCCCCCGCGTTCACCCGACGCGGCGTCGGCATCGCCGCCGTCTTCAACGGCATGGGCTACGGCCGGGGGCTGGCCGACAACGCCATCGCCAAGATCGAGCTGACCCCGGACGGACGCTTCGTCATCTACAGCGGCGTCCCGGACATGGGCCAGGGCAACGCCTCCACCTTCGCCCAGATCGCGGGCGAAATGCTCTGCCAGGACGCCGGACGCCTCGAAGTCATCCAGCCGGACACGGAACGCTCCCACCCCTCGGGCTCGGCCTCGGCCGGCCGGACCACCTACACTTTCGGCCAGGCGCTGATCAAGGCCTGCGAGCTGATGACGACCAAGCTCGTCCGCCGCGCGGCGCTGGCCCTCATGATCGACGAGCCCGGCGGCTTCACCCTGGTGCCCGGAGCGGTCAGACACCTGCCCACGGGCAAGGAGTTGCCCCTGACGGTCATGGGCGCCATGCTGCCCCGCGACGACCGCGTCTGCGTGGCCGAATACCTCATGCCCGTCTCCCGCGAGGTGCCGGACACGGGCAGGGATTTTCCCCTCGGCTTCCCGCACCTGATCTTCCCCTTCGCCGCGCATCTGGTGCGCGTCGAGGTCGACGAACTCACCGGGCTGGTGCGGGTCTGCGACTATCTAGCGGCCACTGACGGCGGCCGCGTCCTGAACCCCCAGAACTTCCACCAGCAGATCGAGGGGGCCGTGGCCCAGGGCCTCGGCTTCGCCCTGATGGAAGGTTTTGGAACCGAAAACGCCCGCATCACCACCCCGGATCTTTCGACCTACCTCATCCCCACCTGCCTGGACCTGCCGGACACGCAGTCCGTGGCCGTGGAAACGCTGGAGCACAGCGGTCCCTTCGGCATGAAGGGCGTGGGCGAGGTGGGCATGAACGGGCCGCTGCCGGCGGTGGCCTCGGCTCTGTCCGACGCCCTGGGCGCGCACATAGTCCGCGCCCCCGTCACGCCGGCCATGATCCTCGAACTTCTGGCCTCACGCGGAGCACATTCATGA
- a CDS encoding FAD binding domain-containing protein, producing MSVYLPGTLNELWNLLDEPDTAVMAGGTDYLVRRRADKSSAQICCLERIPALRGLEAQGGVLEIGAATTLTDLLESGIVAARLPMLHQAVRQLGSPLVRNQATLGGNLCTASPAGDTLPTLYALGARVALLSRDAERVLDVTEFITGPGRTVLESGEILTRVIIPLPDPDAVQHFEKVGRRQALAISVASMAALLHLDGDIVRDVRLAFGSVAPTVLRCPEAESWLTGRALTSDNLGHAADLVRATVRPIDDVRATADYRRQVAGNLILRLEGHRP from the coding sequence ATGAGCGTCTACCTGCCCGGGACCTTGAACGAACTCTGGAACCTTCTCGACGAACCGGACACCGCCGTCATGGCGGGAGGCACGGACTACCTCGTGCGGCGCAGGGCCGATAAATCCAGCGCACAGATCTGCTGTCTTGAACGCATCCCCGCGCTGCGTGGTCTGGAAGCGCAGGGCGGTGTCCTGGAGATCGGCGCGGCCACGACCCTGACCGACCTGCTGGAATCCGGAATCGTCGCCGCCCGATTGCCCATGCTTCACCAGGCCGTGCGCCAGCTGGGATCTCCCCTGGTGCGCAACCAGGCCACCCTGGGCGGAAACCTCTGCACGGCTTCTCCTGCCGGGGACACCCTCCCCACCCTGTACGCCCTTGGGGCGCGGGTGGCGCTCCTGTCTCGTGACGCAGAACGGGTCCTGGACGTGACGGAGTTCATCACCGGCCCCGGCCGGACCGTTCTCGAATCCGGCGAGATCCTGACGCGCGTGATCATCCCGTTGCCTGATCCGGACGCAGTACAGCATTTCGAGAAGGTCGGCAGGCGCCAGGCCCTGGCCATCAGCGTGGCCAGCATGGCCGCCCTGCTGCACCTGGACGGTGACATCGTCCGGGACGTCCGCCTGGCCTTCGGCAGCGTAGCCCCCACGGTGCTGCGCTGCCCCGAGGCCGAGTCCTGGCTGACAGGCCGTGCCCTGACCTCCGACAACCTGGGCCACGCGGCCGACCTCGTGCGCGCGACCGTACGCCCCATCGACGACGTGCGGGCCACGGCGGACTACCGCCGTCAGGTGGCGGGCAACCTGATCCTGCGTCTGGAGGGGCACAGGCCATGA
- a CDS encoding (2Fe-2S)-binding protein, with translation MIIRFCINGRDTELDVRGDERAVDLLRERLGLTGTKEGCGTGECGACAILINGRARLSCLTLAAQLDGQNLTTIEGLGSLETPHALQRSFAEHGAVQCGFCTPGMVVAAADLLARDPHPGRETIREALSGNLCRCTGYTRILDAVHKVEKP, from the coding sequence ATGATCATCCGTTTTTGCATCAACGGCCGGGACACGGAACTGGACGTGCGCGGCGACGAGCGCGCCGTGGACCTCCTGCGCGAAAGGCTCGGACTGACCGGCACCAAGGAAGGCTGCGGAACCGGCGAATGCGGCGCTTGCGCCATCCTGATAAACGGACGGGCCCGCCTGTCCTGCCTGACGCTGGCGGCCCAGCTCGACGGCCAGAATCTGACCACCATCGAGGGCCTCGGCAGCCTGGAGACGCCCCACGCCCTGCAACGGTCCTTTGCCGAGCACGGCGCCGTGCAGTGCGGGTTCTGCACGCCGGGCATGGTCGTAGCCGCCGCCGACCTCCTGGCCCGCGACCCGCATCCCGGACGCGAGACCATTCGCGAGGCCCTGTCCGGAAACCTCTGCCGCTGCACGGGCTACACCCGCATCCTCGATGCGGTGCACAAGGTGGAAAAACCATGA
- a CDS encoding SulP family inorganic anion transporter, with translation MKSLLKELADDLLSQKVVPALALGCVIGVLIVVIEVSLSAMIFSGSLAPLATRASGLLLFGAVVMGILLALTSSFRSVICLPQDAPVAVLAGMGPSVVAAMGMASPEATFMTMVASIGSATLATGLALTAIGHFRLTNLFRFMPYPVVGGFLAGGGWLLTLGGLSVMSGMDVNFDTMKSLLDASLLLKWGPGALYAVLLWLVLKRWPHFLILPASLLVVTAVYYVAFQVAGMSLAEARSTGFLLSGVPATGLWPAFSPAELGLVRWDVVLEQLPVMGAVFLVTLIGLLLNVSGIDLGGGVDVDFNKEFRNVGLANIAGALGGSSPGAHALSLSLLCRMTGAYTRLAGLVAAAVVAAVLFVGGAALEFFPLPVLGGLLVFLGIDIMDNWLYSTYRKLPLQDYLVLGSIFLSICLLGFLKGVGIGLLITTVLFIIRFSRIDVIRERFNGAMRHSRKNRSIPNRTILQTNGNRLQGYQLSGYLFFGSAARLSEELKAGLSASPRPWCMLLDFSGVSGFDVSSVNALQRVIQAAHTAMIPIVIASPTNRFIDTLSRALAPAVLEGIRFTVDLDQGLELCEDTILEKFEQILETQASAKDNLFEQTVDDMMAHLDRLSIFEALVEQLAPWLTERSYEEGDVIVAQGAAYEGMHLIMWGSATSRTTDKNSRLAHYDAGAVVAPKAAFGSCIAKEHMEADGICRIAVLTAEARNQLEQQAPALALQLDRYIMDCPA, from the coding sequence ATGAAATCACTACTCAAGGAACTTGCGGACGACCTGTTGTCGCAAAAAGTCGTCCCTGCGCTGGCGCTCGGCTGTGTCATTGGCGTTCTCATTGTCGTCATCGAGGTCTCCCTGAGCGCCATGATTTTCTCAGGCTCGCTTGCACCGCTTGCGACGCGAGCATCGGGGCTGCTGCTTTTCGGCGCGGTTGTCATGGGTATCCTCCTCGCCCTGACCAGTTCCTTCCGATCCGTCATATGCTTGCCGCAGGACGCTCCGGTGGCTGTCCTCGCAGGCATGGGCCCTTCGGTAGTCGCAGCCATGGGAATGGCGTCGCCGGAAGCGACGTTCATGACCATGGTCGCCTCCATCGGTTCGGCTACTCTCGCCACCGGCCTGGCGCTGACGGCAATCGGCCATTTCAGACTGACCAACTTGTTCCGCTTCATGCCCTACCCTGTTGTAGGCGGCTTTCTGGCAGGCGGAGGATGGCTTCTCACCCTGGGCGGCCTTTCGGTCATGAGCGGTATGGACGTCAATTTCGACACGATGAAGAGCCTCTTGGATGCATCACTGCTTCTGAAGTGGGGGCCAGGCGCCCTGTATGCCGTTCTTCTTTGGCTTGTGCTGAAACGCTGGCCGCATTTTCTCATCCTGCCTGCATCGCTGCTGGTCGTGACTGCGGTCTATTATGTTGCATTCCAGGTCGCCGGGATGTCACTGGCCGAAGCTAGGTCAACAGGCTTTCTTCTTTCCGGCGTGCCGGCCACTGGCCTCTGGCCCGCCTTTAGCCCGGCCGAACTCGGCCTGGTGCGCTGGGATGTCGTGCTGGAGCAGTTGCCCGTCATGGGCGCCGTTTTTCTGGTCACCCTCATTGGGCTCCTGCTGAACGTGAGCGGCATCGACCTTGGGGGAGGCGTTGACGTTGATTTCAACAAGGAATTTCGTAACGTCGGTCTGGCAAACATTGCCGGCGCACTGGGCGGCAGTTCCCCCGGAGCCCACGCGCTCTCGCTTTCCCTCCTCTGCCGGATGACGGGTGCCTACACCCGTCTGGCAGGGCTTGTGGCCGCGGCCGTTGTCGCCGCGGTTCTCTTTGTCGGTGGCGCGGCGCTGGAGTTTTTCCCCCTGCCTGTTCTCGGCGGCCTGCTTGTCTTCCTTGGCATCGATATCATGGATAACTGGCTCTACAGCACATACCGCAAGCTTCCCCTTCAGGACTATCTTGTGCTGGGGAGCATTTTTCTGTCCATCTGCCTTCTGGGATTCCTCAAGGGAGTGGGAATCGGCCTGCTGATCACCACGGTACTTTTCATCATTCGTTTCAGCAGGATCGATGTCATCAGGGAAAGGTTCAATGGCGCCATGCGACACAGTCGCAAAAACCGCTCAATTCCCAATCGCACCATCCTGCAGACGAACGGGAACAGACTTCAGGGATACCAGCTGAGCGGCTATCTGTTCTTTGGTTCCGCCGCTCGCCTGAGCGAAGAGCTCAAGGCCGGATTGAGCGCTTCTCCCCGCCCATGGTGCATGCTCTTGGATTTTTCCGGCGTTTCGGGATTTGACGTATCTTCCGTCAATGCTCTCCAGCGCGTCATTCAGGCTGCGCACACGGCAATGATTCCGATCGTGATTGCCAGCCCGACCAATCGTTTCATCGATACGCTGTCACGAGCGCTTGCCCCGGCGGTCTTGGAGGGGATTCGCTTCACGGTTGACCTCGATCAGGGACTTGAGCTTTGCGAAGACACCATCCTGGAAAAATTCGAGCAGATCCTGGAAACTCAGGCGTCGGCAAAAGATAACCTTTTCGAGCAGACTGTGGACGACATGATGGCCCACCTGGACAGGCTGAGCATTTTTGAAGCGCTGGTGGAACAGCTTGCTCCGTGGCTCACGGAACGATCTTACGAAGAAGGCGATGTCATTGTCGCGCAGGGGGCTGCGTACGAAGGCATGCATCTGATCATGTGGGGTTCTGCAACTTCCAGAACCACGGACAAAAATTCCCGTCTTGCGCATTACGATGCCGGGGCCGTTGTCGCTCCCAAGGCGGCTTTCGGTTCCTGCATCGCCAAGGAACATATGGAAGCGGACGGGATATGTCGCATAGCCGTGCTCACGGCGGAAGCCCGTAATCAGCTCGAACAGCAAGCCCCCGCTCTCGCCCTGCAGCTGGACCGTTACATAATGGACTGTCCCGCATAA